A single genomic interval of Candidatus Deferrimicrobium sp. harbors:
- a CDS encoding acyl-CoA dehydratase activase, translated as MTLYAGIDIGSLSTDVVLLDRNLAVVGWAITATGASTRKAAREALDAALLAGGAREQEIAFTVATGYGRESAERADLRVTEITCHARGARRLFPEAFTVLDIGGQDSKVIRLGPDGKVVDFAMNDKCAAGTGRFLEVMARTLEMDLERMGERSLLASRSLPVSSTCTVFAESEVVSLIASGAAPEEIAWGVHLAISERIAALAERLGMAPPAVLTGGVAKNPAARKALEDRFRMRFLVPEEPQLTGALGAALIAFERADLVRTGSVPPAGS; from the coding sequence ATGACCCTCTATGCCGGGATCGACATCGGTTCGCTCTCCACCGACGTGGTCCTTCTCGACAGGAACCTCGCGGTCGTCGGGTGGGCGATTACCGCAACCGGCGCCTCCACGCGGAAAGCGGCCCGGGAGGCTCTCGACGCCGCGCTGCTGGCCGGAGGGGCGAGGGAGCAGGAGATCGCCTTCACCGTCGCGACGGGGTACGGCAGGGAATCGGCGGAGAGGGCCGACCTGCGGGTCACGGAGATCACATGCCACGCCCGGGGAGCGAGGCGCCTCTTCCCCGAAGCATTCACCGTCCTCGACATCGGCGGACAGGACAGCAAAGTGATCCGGCTGGGACCGGACGGAAAAGTCGTCGACTTCGCCATGAACGACAAGTGCGCCGCGGGAACCGGGAGGTTCCTCGAGGTGATGGCCAGGACGCTCGAGATGGACCTGGAACGGATGGGAGAGCGCTCCCTCCTCGCCAGCCGATCGCTCCCCGTGAGCTCCACCTGCACGGTCTTCGCGGAATCGGAGGTGGTATCCCTGATCGCCTCGGGAGCCGCGCCAGAGGAGATCGCCTGGGGAGTGCACCTCGCGATTTCCGAGCGGATCGCCGCCCTCGCGGAGCGGCTCGGGATGGCTCCCCCCGCGGTCCTGACCGGCGGTGTGGCGAAGAACCCGGCCGCGCGCAAGGCGCTCGAGGACCGGTTCCGGATGCGATTCCTCGTGCCGGAAGAGCCGCAGCTCACCGGCGCGTTGGGAGCGGCGCTCATCGCCTTCGAGCGTGCCGATCTGGTCAGGACCGGGAGCGTTCCTCCCGCAGGATCGTGA
- a CDS encoding CarD family transcriptional regulator, with the protein MDFKAGDMAVYPAHGVGIIEKIETRCFNDGKKESFYVLRILDTGITIMIPMGNAEQVGLRAIMDASAVRSVYKILKEREVELEPKPWNRRYRMYMEKLKSGSPFDIAEVLRNLLLLKTGKALSFGERKMLDSARSLLVKEISIAKSVTEEVVEADLRRFLNL; encoded by the coding sequence GTGGATTTCAAAGCAGGGGACATGGCAGTATACCCCGCACACGGGGTCGGCATCATCGAGAAAATCGAGACGAGGTGCTTCAACGACGGCAAGAAGGAGTCGTTCTACGTCCTGAGGATCCTCGACACGGGAATCACCATCATGATCCCGATGGGCAACGCGGAACAGGTCGGGCTTCGTGCGATCATGGACGCCTCGGCGGTCCGGTCCGTCTACAAGATCCTGAAGGAACGCGAGGTGGAGCTCGAACCGAAGCCGTGGAACCGGCGGTACAGGATGTACATGGAAAAGCTCAAGTCCGGCTCTCCCTTCGATATCGCCGAGGTGCTGCGCAATCTGCTGCTCCTGAAAACAGGGAAGGCCCTCTCCTTCGGCGAACGGAAGATGCTGGACTCGGCGCGTTCCCTGCTCGTAAAGGAGATCTCCATCGCGAAATCCGTCACGGAGGAAGTCGTCGAGGCGGATCTTCGCAGGTTCCTGAACCTGTAG
- the ispD gene encoding 2-C-methyl-D-erythritol 4-phosphate cytidylyltransferase, which produces MIGTVVIVVAGGTGRRMGGAVPKQFLSVGGRSLLDRTLAAVSASSSVDAIVLALPADAAPEAGDSYRGFQKVIAVVKGGGERHDSVRNALAAVPVDASVILVHDAVRPFATPGLFDRCAEQARLHGAAVPVIPVRDTVKTWDKAAGTLVTRDRSEFLRAQTPQGFHAGILREAYALAAREGRAGTDDASLVEAAGHAVVAFPGEEANLKITLPEDLRMAAGLLSEDSDFRVGLGGDAHRLVPERELWLGGVRVDHPMGLLGHSDGDVLLHAVADAIYGAMGDRDIGFHFPPGREETLGISSRSILAHARGRMAAGGFGLLGLDAVVVCEAPRIAPLADALRASIAGILAVPEDRVSVKGKTTEGMGFEGRGEGISAWAVALLRGRRPESGGGAAR; this is translated from the coding sequence TTGATCGGTACGGTGGTCATCGTCGTCGCGGGCGGAACGGGACGCCGGATGGGCGGGGCCGTGCCGAAGCAGTTTCTCTCCGTCGGAGGCCGATCCCTCCTGGACCGGACGCTCGCCGCGGTTTCCGCCTCCTCCAGCGTCGACGCGATCGTCCTCGCCCTCCCCGCCGACGCCGCTCCCGAAGCGGGAGATTCGTATCGGGGATTCCAGAAGGTGATCGCGGTGGTCAAGGGAGGGGGGGAGCGGCACGACTCGGTCCGCAACGCCCTCGCAGCAGTGCCTGTAGATGCCTCGGTCATCCTCGTGCACGACGCGGTCCGCCCCTTCGCGACCCCCGGTCTCTTCGACCGATGCGCGGAACAGGCCCGCCTGCACGGAGCGGCGGTCCCGGTGATTCCCGTACGCGACACGGTGAAAACATGGGACAAGGCAGCCGGGACCCTTGTCACGCGGGACCGATCCGAGTTTCTCCGCGCGCAGACGCCGCAGGGGTTCCATGCCGGAATTCTCCGGGAGGCGTACGCCCTCGCCGCGCGCGAGGGACGCGCCGGGACGGACGACGCCTCCCTCGTAGAGGCGGCCGGCCATGCCGTCGTCGCCTTTCCCGGTGAGGAGGCAAATCTCAAGATCACGCTTCCCGAGGACCTCCGGATGGCGGCGGGGCTTCTTTCCGAGGATTCCGATTTCCGGGTCGGGCTCGGGGGGGACGCACACCGCCTCGTTCCCGAACGGGAACTGTGGCTGGGGGGAGTGCGGGTCGACCACCCGATGGGGCTCCTGGGGCACTCCGACGGGGACGTGCTCCTTCATGCCGTGGCCGACGCGATCTACGGAGCGATGGGAGACCGGGACATCGGTTTCCATTTTCCGCCCGGAAGGGAAGAGACCCTCGGGATCTCCAGCCGCTCGATCCTTGCGCACGCCCGGGGGAGGATGGCGGCCGGGGGGTTCGGCCTCCTCGGGCTGGATGCCGTGGTCGTCTGCGAGGCGCCCAGGATCGCCCCTCTGGCGGACGCCCTTCGCGCCTCCATCGCGGGGATCCTCGCGGTGCCGGAGGACCGCGTGAGCGTCAAGGGGAAGACCACAGAGGGGATGGGATTCGAGGGGCGGGGCGAGGGGATCTCCGCCTGGGCGGTGGCCCTGCTCCGGGGGAGGCGCCCGGAATCCGGCGGAGGTGCGGCGCGATGA
- the cysS gene encoding cysteine--tRNA ligase gives MTLSVFNTMGSRKEPFVPLVPGRIRMYVCGVTVYDLCHIGHARANVAFDIIVRYLRYTGYDVTYIRNFTDIDDKIIRRAAQEGSDYLAVSTKYIRAFHEDFDRLGLLRPDMEPKATEHIPEIVALVARLVRDGKAYEVGGDIYYSVKGFPGYGKLSGKNVEDLRAGARVDVDERKNDPLDFALWKASKPGEPAWDSPWGPGRPGWHIECSAMAMKHLGETFDIHGGGKDLVFPHHENEIAQSEAATGKPFARYWLHNGFVNINNEKMSKSLGNFFTLRDVLAKVKPEVLRFFLAASHYRSPIDYSDQSLTEAKAGLDRLYRVKEKAEACRSAGASPSSVPDGEEFDPLRNAPVRFGEAMDDDFNTAAALGHLFDAVRALNRLTPAEPSAERERAAMFLAGYDLLDPLFAVLGLLRAPSSEHFKAAGADGKMAEGEILARIEERRSARAAKQYGEADRIRKELEAAGVILEDGKGGTTWKYKE, from the coding sequence ATGACGCTTTCGGTGTTCAACACGATGGGAAGCCGGAAGGAGCCGTTCGTTCCGCTCGTTCCCGGCAGGATCCGCATGTACGTGTGCGGCGTGACGGTGTACGACCTGTGTCACATCGGTCACGCCCGCGCCAACGTGGCGTTCGACATCATCGTCCGATACCTTCGGTACACCGGGTACGACGTCACCTACATCCGGAACTTCACCGACATCGATGACAAGATCATCCGGCGGGCCGCGCAGGAGGGGAGCGATTACCTCGCCGTCTCCACGAAATACATTCGGGCGTTCCACGAGGATTTCGACCGGCTTGGTCTCCTTCGCCCCGACATGGAGCCGAAGGCCACGGAGCATATCCCCGAGATCGTCGCCCTCGTCGCGCGTCTTGTTCGGGATGGAAAAGCGTACGAAGTCGGCGGCGATATCTACTATTCGGTGAAAGGGTTCCCGGGATACGGCAAGTTGTCCGGGAAGAACGTCGAGGATCTGCGGGCGGGGGCGCGGGTCGACGTGGACGAGCGGAAGAACGACCCACTGGACTTCGCCCTCTGGAAGGCGTCGAAGCCGGGGGAGCCCGCGTGGGATAGTCCCTGGGGCCCCGGGCGCCCGGGGTGGCACATCGAGTGTTCCGCCATGGCGATGAAGCACCTGGGAGAGACGTTCGACATCCACGGAGGCGGAAAGGACCTTGTCTTCCCGCACCATGAGAACGAGATCGCGCAGTCCGAGGCGGCGACGGGGAAGCCGTTCGCACGCTACTGGCTCCACAACGGGTTCGTCAATATCAATAACGAGAAGATGAGCAAGTCGCTGGGGAACTTTTTCACCTTGCGTGACGTGCTGGCGAAGGTCAAGCCGGAGGTGCTCCGTTTCTTCCTTGCCGCGAGCCACTACCGCAGCCCGATCGACTACTCCGACCAGAGTCTCACCGAGGCGAAAGCGGGTCTGGACCGGCTCTACCGCGTCAAGGAGAAGGCGGAAGCGTGCCGCTCGGCGGGCGCATCGCCTTCCTCCGTGCCGGACGGGGAGGAGTTCGACCCGCTGCGCAATGCACCGGTCCGGTTCGGCGAAGCGATGGACGACGACTTCAACACCGCCGCCGCGCTGGGGCATCTCTTCGACGCGGTTCGTGCGCTGAACCGGCTCACCCCCGCGGAACCGTCGGCGGAGAGGGAGCGGGCAGCGATGTTCCTCGCGGGGTATGATCTGCTCGATCCGCTGTTCGCGGTCCTCGGCCTGCTGCGTGCGCCTTCTTCGGAGCACTTCAAGGCGGCGGGCGCCGATGGGAAAATGGCCGAAGGAGAGATCCTCGCAAGGATCGAGGAGCGCCGGTCCGCGCGAGCGGCAAAGCAGTACGGAGAGGCGGATCGGATCCGCAAGGAACTCGAGGCGGCGGGCGTTATCCTCGAGGACGGGAAGGGGGGAACTACCTGGAAGTACAAAGAGTAA